In Lutra lutra chromosome 5, mLutLut1.2, whole genome shotgun sequence, a single genomic region encodes these proteins:
- the ZBED3 gene encoding zinc finger BED domain-containing protein 3, whose amino-acid sequence MRSDELAAPMEDTRGPDDAAARDGPCPCLAPAPPGRLGAPYCEAWGYFHLAPARPGHAAGQWATCRLCGEQVSRGPGFHAGTPALWRHLKIAHRRELEKSAARRSPLAAPGPPPPPPPGPAAAAEGDWARLLEQMGALAVRCSLRERELARREAAVEQGERALERRRRALQEEERAAAQARRELQAEREALQARLREVSRREGALAAASVPLQTPLKEEPEGERDGYIITKVLL is encoded by the coding sequence ATGCGGAGTGACGAGCTGGCGGCGCCCATGGAAGATACCCGCGGGCCGGACGACGCGGCGGCGCGGGACGGCCCGTGTCCCTGCCTGGCCCCGGCGCCTCCCGGCCGCCTGGGGGCGCCGTACTGCGAGGCCTGGGGCTACTTTCATCTGGCCCCCGCGCGCCCGGGCCACGCCGCGGGCCAGTGGGCCACTTGCCGGCTGTGCGGGGAGCAGGTGAGCCGCGGCCCGGGCTTCCACGCCGGCACCCCGGCGCTGTGGAGGCACCTCAAGATCGCGCATCGGCGGGAGCTAGAAAAGAGCGCCGCCCGCCGCTCGCCGCTCGCCGCCCCtggcccgccgccgccgccgccgccgggcccCGCCGCGGCCGCCGAGGGCGACTGGGCGCGCCTGCTGGAGCAGATGGGCGCGCTGGCCGTGCGCTGCAGCCTGCGTGAGCGCGAGCTGGCGCGGCGCGAGGCGGCCGTGGAGCAGGGCGAGCGCGCCCTGGAGCGGAGGCGCCGGGCCCTGCAGGAGGAGGAGCGCGCGGCGGCCCAGGCGCGGCGCGAGCTGCAGGCCGAGAGGGAGGCGCTGCAGGCGCGGCTGCGGGAAGTGAGCCGCCGCGAAGGCGCCTTAGCCGCCGCCTCTGTCCCGCTGCAGACCCCGCTCAAAGAAGAGCCCGAGGGGGAGAGGGACGGCTACATAATCACCAAGGTCCTGCTGTAG